A genome region from Streptomyces xanthophaeus includes the following:
- a CDS encoding SseB family protein, whose amino-acid sequence MGLTEQIASYREGRGDPARLVGEFRRTALLVPLTTTDVDADAEPPFVAAGGLMSAVSGGIRWLYAFTDEEALARFARARGEDGRDRPYLAMLGARLLDAVVPMSDGPTGVAVDVADGDGSMLFPPVAGIVPDACAVDVDPGADGGRAAVA is encoded by the coding sequence ATGGGGCTGACCGAACAGATAGCCAGTTACCGTGAGGGCCGGGGGGATCCGGCGCGCCTGGTGGGGGAGTTCCGCCGTACTGCCCTCCTCGTGCCGCTCACCACGACCGATGTCGATGCGGATGCTGAACCTCCCTTTGTTGCCGCCGGCGGTCTGATGTCGGCGGTGTCGGGAGGGATCCGCTGGCTGTACGCGTTCACGGACGAGGAGGCCCTCGCCCGGTTTGCACGCGCGCGAGGTGAAGACGGCCGAGACCGGCCGTACCTGGCCATGCTCGGCGCCCGGCTGCTGGATGCGGTCGTGCCGATGTCGGACGGTCCGACGGGAGTTGCCGTCGATGTTGCGGACGGTGACGGGTCGATGCTGTTCCCGCCGGTGGCCGGAATCGTCCCCGACGCCTGCGCCGTGGACGTCGATCCGGGCGCCGACGGCGGCCGTGCGGCGGTGGCCTGA
- a CDS encoding S9 family peptidase, giving the protein MTAPTRPYGSWPSPIDAGLAASLDGRPEYLGTVGPEVWWTEPRPEEAGRRTLVRRRLAGGGPEITELPAPWNVRSRVTEYGGLPWAGVERPAGGPLLVFVHFADQRLYAYEPDAPGGPEPRPLTPVSRTGGGLRWADPVLHGGEVWCVLEEFTGPGPTDVRRVLAAVPLDGSAAGNRGAVRELTHDRYRFTTGPRLSPDGRRAAWLVWDHPLMPWDGTELRVAEVTGNGEFTDARTVLGGPDEAVAQVEWTAEGTLLAVSDRGGWWNPYSVDARTGWAINLCPREEEFGGPLWKPGLRWLAPLPGDTPHPAGSGAGLVAVLHGQGSSVLGILDPESGDLVDAAGPWTAWQPTLAVHGTRVYGVAASPRSAYEVVELDTATGHARAVGGQRPDPVDPAYYPEPQSRTFLGPDNRHIHAHVYPPHHPACRAAADELPPYVIWAHGGPTDHVPPVLDLHIAYFTSRGIGVAEVNYGGSTGYGRAYRERLREQWGVVDVEDCAAVARALAAEGTADPARLAIRGGSAGGWTAAASLAATDLYACAAIIYPVLDLLGFAGETHDLESRYVESLAGPPQTLAVLNRERSPVARAEGITAPFVLLQGLEDPVCPPAQAERLLDALRGRPVPHAYVTFEGEGHGFRRADTMIRALEAELSLYAQVFGIERTDVPRLDLAP; this is encoded by the coding sequence ATGACGGCGCCGACCCGGCCCTACGGCAGCTGGCCCTCACCCATCGACGCGGGCCTCGCCGCCTCCCTCGACGGGCGGCCCGAGTACCTCGGCACGGTCGGCCCCGAGGTGTGGTGGACCGAACCCCGGCCCGAGGAGGCCGGCCGCCGCACCCTGGTGCGCCGGCGCCTCGCCGGCGGCGGGCCCGAGATCACCGAACTGCCCGCCCCGTGGAACGTGCGCAGCCGCGTCACCGAGTACGGAGGCCTGCCCTGGGCCGGGGTGGAACGGCCCGCCGGCGGACCCCTGCTGGTCTTCGTCCACTTCGCCGACCAGCGGCTGTACGCGTACGAGCCCGACGCCCCCGGCGGCCCCGAGCCGAGGCCCCTGACCCCGGTCTCCCGGACCGGCGGAGGCCTGCGCTGGGCCGACCCGGTGCTGCACGGCGGCGAGGTGTGGTGCGTACTGGAGGAGTTCACCGGGCCCGGACCGACCGATGTGCGCCGCGTGCTGGCCGCCGTACCGCTGGACGGCTCGGCGGCCGGGAACCGCGGAGCGGTGCGGGAGCTGACGCACGACCGGTACCGGTTCACCACCGGGCCCCGGCTCTCCCCGGACGGCCGGCGGGCCGCCTGGCTGGTGTGGGACCACCCGCTGATGCCGTGGGACGGTACCGAGCTCAGGGTGGCCGAGGTCACCGGGAACGGGGAGTTCACCGACGCCCGGACCGTGCTCGGCGGCCCGGACGAGGCCGTCGCCCAGGTCGAGTGGACGGCCGAGGGGACCCTCCTCGCGGTCAGCGACCGCGGCGGCTGGTGGAACCCGTACAGCGTGGACGCGCGGACCGGCTGGGCGATCAACCTCTGCCCGCGGGAAGAGGAGTTCGGCGGCCCGCTGTGGAAGCCGGGGCTGCGCTGGCTCGCACCGCTCCCCGGAGACACCCCGCACCCGGCGGGCTCGGGGGCCGGGCTCGTCGCCGTCCTGCACGGGCAGGGCTCCTCCGTACTCGGCATCCTCGACCCGGAGAGCGGCGACCTGGTGGACGCCGCCGGGCCGTGGACCGCCTGGCAGCCGACCCTCGCCGTGCACGGCACGCGGGTCTACGGGGTCGCCGCCAGCCCGCGCAGCGCGTACGAGGTGGTCGAGCTGGACACCGCCACCGGGCACGCCCGGGCGGTCGGCGGGCAGCGCCCGGACCCCGTGGACCCGGCCTACTACCCGGAGCCGCAGAGCCGCACCTTCCTCGGCCCCGACAACCGCCACATCCACGCGCACGTCTACCCGCCGCACCACCCGGCCTGCCGGGCCGCCGCCGACGAACTGCCCCCGTACGTGATCTGGGCGCACGGCGGACCCACCGACCACGTGCCGCCCGTACTCGACCTGCACATCGCCTACTTCACCTCGCGCGGCATCGGTGTGGCCGAGGTGAACTACGGCGGGTCCACCGGCTACGGCCGCGCCTACCGGGAGCGGCTGCGCGAGCAGTGGGGCGTGGTGGACGTGGAGGACTGCGCGGCGGTCGCCCGCGCGCTGGCCGCCGAGGGCACCGCCGACCCCGCCCGGCTCGCCATCCGGGGCGGCAGCGCGGGCGGCTGGACGGCGGCGGCCTCGCTGGCGGCCACCGACCTGTACGCGTGCGCCGCGATCATCTACCCGGTGCTGGACCTGCTGGGCTTCGCCGGGGAGACCCATGACCTGGAATCCCGCTACGTCGAGAGCCTGGCCGGGCCGCCGCAGACCCTGGCCGTGCTCAACCGCGAGCGTTCCCCGGTGGCCCGCGCCGAGGGGATCACGGCGCCGTTCGTCCTCCTCCAGGGACTGGAGGACCCGGTCTGCCCGCCGGCCCAGGCGGAGCGGCTGCTCGACGCCCTGAGGGGCCGGCCGGTGCCGCACGCGTACGTGACCTTCGAGGGCGAGGGCCACGGCTTCCGGCGGGCCGACACCATGATCCGGGCGCTGGAGGCCGAACTGTCGCTGTACGCGCAGGTCTTCGGCATCGAACGCACCGACGTGCCACGGCTGGACCTGGCCCCTTAG
- a CDS encoding M20/M25/M40 family metallo-hydrolase has product MCAINAEIPAGAGAGAVDTVDPVDAVGGADPAGGVGVVDEAALDEAVEFTSGLIRIDTTNRGGGDCRERPAAEYVAERLAAAGLEPLLLERTPGRTNVVARIEGTDPSAEALLVHGHLDVVPAEAADWSTDPFSGEVRDGVVWGRGAVDMKNMDAMVLAVVRAWARAGVKPRRDIVLAYTADEEDSAVDGSGFLADRHPHLFEGCTEGISESGAFTVHGGPGGRTLYPIAAGERGTAWLKLTAHGTAGHGSKPNRANAVSRLAAAVARIGEYEWPVRLTDTVTACITQLACLQGLSVDPRRPGLDVDELLDALGPAGALVRATVRNSANPTMLSAGYKLNVIPEHATAYVDGRTVPGGEAEFAATLDALTGPDVRWEFHHREVALQAPVDGRTFGILRESVERFDPAGHVVPFCMAGGTDAKQFSRLGITGYGFSPLKLPPGFDYWALFHGVDERVPVEALHFGVRVLDRALRTL; this is encoded by the coding sequence ATGTGCGCAATCAACGCCGAGATCCCCGCGGGCGCCGGCGCGGGCGCCGTCGACACCGTGGACCCGGTGGACGCCGTGGGCGGGGCGGACCCCGCGGGCGGTGTGGGCGTGGTGGACGAGGCGGCTCTCGACGAGGCCGTCGAGTTCACCTCCGGTCTCATCCGGATCGACACCACCAACCGGGGCGGCGGCGACTGCCGCGAGCGCCCCGCCGCCGAGTACGTCGCCGAGCGGCTCGCCGCCGCCGGCCTGGAGCCGCTCCTGCTGGAGCGCACCCCCGGCCGCACCAACGTGGTCGCCCGGATCGAGGGCACCGACCCCTCCGCGGAGGCCCTCCTCGTCCACGGCCACCTCGACGTGGTCCCGGCCGAGGCGGCCGACTGGAGCACGGACCCCTTCTCCGGCGAGGTACGGGACGGCGTGGTCTGGGGACGCGGCGCCGTCGACATGAAGAACATGGACGCGATGGTGCTGGCCGTCGTACGGGCCTGGGCGCGCGCGGGAGTCAAGCCGCGCCGGGACATCGTGCTCGCCTACACCGCCGACGAGGAGGACAGCGCGGTCGACGGCTCCGGCTTCCTCGCCGACCGCCACCCGCACCTCTTCGAAGGCTGCACCGAGGGCATCAGCGAGTCCGGGGCCTTCACGGTGCACGGCGGCCCCGGCGGCCGCACCCTCTACCCGATCGCGGCGGGGGAGCGGGGCACCGCCTGGCTGAAGCTGACCGCGCACGGCACCGCCGGTCACGGCTCCAAGCCCAACCGGGCCAACGCCGTCAGCCGGCTCGCCGCCGCCGTCGCCCGGATCGGCGAGTACGAATGGCCCGTCCGGCTCACCGACACCGTCACCGCCTGCATCACCCAACTCGCCTGTCTGCAAGGCCTGTCGGTGGACCCGCGGCGGCCGGGCCTCGACGTCGACGAGCTCCTCGACGCACTCGGACCGGCCGGCGCCCTGGTCCGCGCCACCGTGCGCAACAGCGCCAACCCGACCATGCTCAGCGCGGGTTACAAGCTCAACGTGATTCCCGAGCACGCCACCGCCTACGTCGACGGCCGGACCGTGCCCGGCGGCGAGGCCGAGTTCGCCGCCACCCTCGACGCCCTCACCGGCCCCGACGTGCGGTGGGAGTTCCACCACCGGGAGGTCGCCCTCCAGGCCCCCGTGGACGGGCGGACGTTCGGGATCCTGCGCGAGTCGGTCGAGCGGTTCGACCCGGCCGGGCACGTGGTCCCCTTCTGCATGGCGGGCGGCACCGACGCCAAGCAGTTCTCCCGCCTCGGCATCACCGGCTACGGCTTCTCCCCGCTGAAGCTGCCGCCCGGCTTCGACTACTGGGCCCTCTTCCACGGCGTGGACGAGCGGGTGCCCGTCGAAGCCCTGCACTTCGGCGTCCGCGTCCTCGACCGCGCGCTGCGGACCCTGTGA
- a CDS encoding M55 family metallopeptidase, whose protein sequence is MKILISADMEGATGVTWPADVLPGTPQWERCRAMFTSDVNAAVLGFYDGGADQVLINEAHWTMRNLLLEKLDARAEMITGRHKTLSMVEGVQHGDVDGIAFVGYHTGAGSEGVLAHTYLANSITGVWVNGTRASEGLLNAHVVAEYGVPVILVTGDDLTCVDAAGYAPGAATVAVKDHVSRYAAVCRTPARTAADIRSAAQEATALAVRHDPVRGGPFTVELEFDAAHLAMSATVVPGVERSGERKVAYTSETMYEGIRAFKAVTTVVSAAVEEQYG, encoded by the coding sequence ATGAAGATCCTCATCTCCGCCGACATGGAAGGCGCCACCGGCGTCACCTGGCCCGCGGACGTGCTGCCCGGAACCCCGCAGTGGGAACGCTGCCGCGCGATGTTCACCTCCGACGTCAACGCCGCCGTACTCGGCTTCTACGACGGCGGAGCCGACCAGGTCCTCATCAACGAGGCGCACTGGACCATGCGCAACCTGCTCCTGGAGAAGCTCGACGCCCGCGCCGAGATGATCACCGGCCGCCACAAGACCCTCTCCATGGTCGAGGGCGTCCAGCACGGCGACGTCGACGGCATCGCCTTCGTCGGCTATCACACCGGAGCCGGCTCCGAGGGGGTCCTCGCCCACACCTACCTCGCCAACTCCATCACCGGAGTCTGGGTCAACGGGACCCGCGCCAGCGAGGGGCTGCTCAACGCGCACGTCGTCGCCGAGTACGGGGTTCCCGTCATCCTGGTCACCGGCGACGACCTCACCTGCGTGGACGCCGCCGGATACGCCCCCGGAGCCGCGACCGTCGCCGTCAAGGACCACGTCTCGCGCTACGCCGCCGTGTGCCGCACCCCGGCCCGTACCGCCGCCGACATCCGGTCCGCGGCCCAGGAGGCCACCGCCCTCGCCGTGCGCCACGATCCGGTCCGCGGCGGCCCCTTCACCGTGGAGCTGGAGTTCGACGCCGCGCACCTGGCCATGTCCGCGACGGTGGTCCCCGGCGTGGAGCGGTCCGGGGAGCGCAAGGTCGCGTACACCAGCGAAACCATGTACGAGGGGATCCGGGCCTTCAAAGCGGTCACGACGGTCGTCTCGGCGGCCGTGGAGGAGCAGTATGGCTGA
- a CDS encoding SRPBCC family protein, giving the protein MAQVEATTERIIAADAETVFDALADYTGTRKKLLPEHFSEYEVREGGDGEGTLVHWKLQATSKRVRDCLLEVSEPTDGELVEKDRNSSMVTTWRVTPAGEGKSKAVVTTVWNGAGGIGGFFERTFAPKGLGRIYDSVLENLATEVER; this is encoded by the coding sequence ATGGCGCAGGTCGAGGCCACCACGGAGCGGATCATCGCGGCTGACGCGGAGACCGTGTTCGACGCGCTGGCGGACTACACCGGGACGCGCAAGAAGCTGCTGCCCGAGCACTTCAGCGAGTACGAGGTGCGCGAGGGCGGCGACGGCGAGGGCACCCTGGTGCACTGGAAGCTCCAGGCCACCAGCAAGCGCGTGCGTGACTGCCTGCTGGAGGTCAGCGAGCCCACCGACGGCGAACTGGTGGAGAAGGACCGCAACTCCTCCATGGTCACCACCTGGCGGGTCACCCCGGCCGGTGAGGGCAAGTCCAAGGCCGTGGTCACCACCGTCTGGAACGGCGCCGGCGGCATCGGCGGCTTCTTCGAGCGCACCTTCGCGCCCAAGGGCCTCGGCCGGATCTACGACTCCGTGCTGGAGAACCTGGCCACCGAAGTGGAGCGCTGA
- a CDS encoding Rv2578c family radical SAM protein: MRWENLTEGSAGPAALFGAGAVVTRTIDTPEFRGITFHEVRARSIVNRVPGASRMPFEWTVNPYRGCSHACVYCFARKTHSYLDLDTGIGFDSQIVVKTNAPELLRRELGSPRWTGAHIAMGTNVDCYQRAEGRYRLMPGIIEALRDRANPFSILTKGTLILRDLPLLREAAEVTEVGISVSVGFTDTGLWRTVEPGTPSPAARLGAVRTLTDAGIECGVLMAPVIPFLGDSPEQLRATVRAVAEAGATSVTPLVLHLRPGAREWFTAWLGAHHPHLVPRYARMYAGGSYAPTWYQRRITRQVHELAAEFGIGPARRGEARRIVVPERPDDSAPAGATQLSLL, translated from the coding sequence ATGCGCTGGGAGAACCTGACCGAGGGGTCCGCGGGGCCGGCCGCGCTGTTCGGGGCCGGGGCCGTCGTGACCCGCACCATCGACACCCCCGAGTTCCGGGGGATCACCTTCCACGAGGTACGCGCCCGGTCGATCGTCAACCGGGTGCCCGGCGCCTCTCGCATGCCGTTCGAATGGACCGTGAACCCGTACAGAGGCTGCAGCCACGCCTGCGTGTACTGCTTCGCGCGCAAGACGCACAGCTACCTCGACCTCGACACCGGCATCGGCTTCGACTCGCAGATCGTCGTCAAGACCAACGCCCCCGAACTGCTGCGCCGCGAGCTCGGCTCGCCCCGCTGGACCGGCGCGCACATCGCCATGGGCACCAACGTCGACTGCTACCAGCGCGCCGAGGGCCGCTACCGGCTGATGCCCGGGATCATCGAGGCCCTGCGCGACCGCGCCAACCCCTTCTCGATCCTCACCAAGGGCACGCTGATCCTGCGCGACCTCCCCCTGCTGCGGGAGGCCGCCGAGGTCACCGAGGTCGGCATCTCGGTCTCGGTCGGCTTCACCGACACCGGGCTCTGGCGGACCGTCGAGCCGGGCACCCCCTCCCCCGCCGCCCGGCTGGGCGCCGTACGGACGCTCACCGACGCCGGGATCGAGTGCGGGGTGCTGATGGCCCCGGTGATCCCCTTCCTCGGGGACTCCCCGGAGCAGCTGCGGGCGACCGTACGGGCCGTGGCCGAGGCCGGCGCGACCTCTGTGACACCCCTGGTACTCCATCTGCGGCCCGGGGCGCGCGAGTGGTTCACGGCCTGGCTGGGCGCCCACCACCCCCACCTGGTCCCCCGGTACGCGCGGATGTACGCGGGCGGGTCCTACGCGCCCACCTGGTACCAGCGCCGGATCACCCGCCAAGTCCACGAACTGGCGGCCGAATTCGGCATCGGCCCGGCCCGCCGTGGCGAGGCCCGCAGGATCGTCGTTCCGGAGCGTCCCGACGACTCCGCGCCCGCCGGGGCCACGCAGCTCAGCCTCCTGTGA